A window of the Cicer arietinum cultivar CDC Frontier isolate Library 1 chromosome 6, Cicar.CDCFrontier_v2.0, whole genome shotgun sequence genome harbors these coding sequences:
- the LOC140920727 gene encoding secreted RxLR effector protein 161-like, whose product MEDIDRWKANTEVVIEYTTNNLESIQNTLGLILADPKESHLVAVKRIMKYLKGATNVGLWYPKGTICSLVGYSDLDYAGCKTDRKSTSGTCHILGNALVSWSCKKQACVALSTAKAEYIAT is encoded by the exons ATGGAAGATATTGACCGATGGAAAGCTAATACTGAGGTGGTCATAGAATATACAACCAACAATCTAGAGTCTATTCAGAATACCTTAGGACTAATTTTG GCGGATCCTAAAGAATCGCATCTTGTAGCagtaaaaagaattatgaaatacTTGAAAGGAGCAAccaatgtaggcctatggtatccaAAGGGTACCATATGTAGTCTAGTTGGATATTCTGATTTAGATTATGCAGGATGCAAAACGGATCGCAAAAGCACAAGCGGCACTTGCCATATCTTAGGTAATGCATTAGTAtcatggtcttgtaaaaagcaagcCTGTGTTGCCCTTAGCACTGCtaaagctgaatacatagcaacATGA